A stretch of Vannielia litorea DNA encodes these proteins:
- a CDS encoding aspartate aminotransferase family protein, with product MIPSILPTYNRAPLTFVKGEGAWLVEQDGRRFLDLGSGIAVNALGHAAPELVKVLTEQANKLWHVSNLYTVAEQKALADKLVEVSFADTVFFTNSGTEACELAVKMARKFHHAAGHPERVEILTFDGCFHGRSSAAIAASGTEKMVGGFGPLLPGFRHLTWGDMAQLEAEIAKPDVAAVLIEPIQGEGGIRVLPDDQLKAIRAACDAHGVLLIADEVQCGMGRTGKLFGFEWAGIEPDIAMSAKGIGGGFPLGAVLATEAAAAGMVAGTHGSTYGGNPLGCAIGKAVVDIVSDPAFLANVSRKGGLLRQKLEGLVAAHPEVFEGVRGQGLMLGLKCKLPAADVVKAGYDALVIGVPAADNVMRLLPPLNITEEEIAEAITRLDAAATAVEAAQ from the coding sequence ATGATCCCCTCCATCCTGCCGACCTACAACCGCGCCCCCCTCACCTTCGTGAAGGGCGAGGGCGCATGGCTTGTCGAGCAGGATGGCCGACGCTTCCTCGACCTGGGCTCCGGCATCGCCGTCAACGCGCTGGGCCACGCCGCGCCCGAGCTGGTCAAGGTGCTGACCGAGCAGGCAAACAAGCTCTGGCACGTCTCCAACCTCTACACCGTCGCCGAGCAGAAGGCGCTGGCCGACAAGCTCGTCGAGGTGAGCTTTGCCGATACCGTCTTCTTCACCAACTCCGGCACCGAGGCCTGCGAGCTGGCGGTCAAGATGGCGCGCAAGTTCCACCACGCGGCGGGCCACCCCGAGCGGGTCGAGATCCTCACCTTCGACGGCTGCTTCCACGGCCGGTCGTCGGCCGCCATCGCCGCCTCCGGCACCGAGAAGATGGTCGGCGGCTTCGGCCCGCTGCTGCCCGGCTTCCGCCACCTCACCTGGGGCGACATGGCCCAGCTTGAGGCCGAAATCGCCAAGCCGGACGTGGCGGCGGTGCTGATCGAGCCGATCCAGGGCGAGGGCGGCATCCGCGTGCTCCCCGATGATCAGCTCAAGGCCATCCGCGCTGCCTGCGATGCGCATGGCGTGCTGCTGATCGCCGACGAGGTGCAATGCGGCATGGGCCGCACCGGCAAGCTCTTCGGCTTCGAATGGGCCGGGATCGAGCCGGATATCGCCATGTCCGCCAAGGGCATCGGCGGCGGCTTTCCGCTCGGCGCGGTGCTGGCCACCGAGGCCGCGGCAGCCGGCATGGTCGCGGGCACCCACGGCTCCACCTACGGCGGCAACCCGCTGGGCTGTGCCATAGGCAAGGCCGTGGTCGATATCGTCTCCGACCCGGCCTTCCTGGCCAATGTGTCCCGCAAGGGCGGCCTTCTTCGGCAAAAGCTCGAAGGCCTCGTTGCCGCCCACCCCGAGGTGTTCGAAGGCGTCCGCGGCCAGGGCCTCATGCTCGGCCTCAAGTGCAAGCTGCCCGCGGCCGACGTGGTGAAGGCGGGCTACGATGCCCTCGTCATCGGCGTGCCCGCCGCCGACAATGTCATGCGCCTTCTGCCGCCGCTTAACATCACCGAGGAGGAGATCGCCGAGGCGATCACCCGCCTCGACGCCGCCGCCACCGCCGTGGAGGCCGCGCAATGA
- a CDS encoding DMT family transporter, producing MSDVPFAPVRPDNTLAALCIAGATAFIALSTLFAKTLTTDALGSALSPFQVSHGRFVFALVFFVAGCAVIRPRFTRPHWGLHLARTGCGWGGVTLMFAAVAFIPMADATALSFTSPVFTLIFAVVLLGERVGRVRWAAVAVALTGAAVLLRPTPESFQPAALLALGAAVAMGTENIWIKKLTRREGRLQILLVNNVLGVLIASAALLAAGWQSPTLAQWGALAGVGLSMATAQSFYINGMARADASFVAPFIYGTLVFAALFDAVIFGAVPDWVSWLGASIIVAGALLLAWREGRKRPVGLRPARGVVK from the coding sequence ATGTCCGATGTTCCCTTTGCCCCGGTGCGGCCCGACAACACCCTGGCGGCGCTCTGCATCGCCGGTGCCACGGCCTTCATCGCGCTGTCGACGCTGTTTGCCAAGACGCTGACGACCGATGCGCTGGGGTCGGCCTTGTCGCCCTTCCAGGTGAGCCACGGGCGGTTCGTCTTTGCGCTGGTGTTTTTTGTCGCGGGCTGCGCGGTGATCCGGCCCCGGTTCACCCGGCCGCACTGGGGGCTGCACCTGGCGCGGACGGGGTGCGGCTGGGGCGGGGTGACGCTGATGTTTGCCGCCGTGGCCTTCATCCCGATGGCCGATGCCACGGCGCTGAGTTTCACCAGCCCGGTGTTCACGCTGATCTTTGCGGTGGTCCTGCTGGGCGAGCGGGTGGGCCGGGTGCGCTGGGCCGCCGTGGCCGTGGCGCTCACCGGCGCGGCGGTGCTGCTCCGGCCCACGCCGGAGAGCTTTCAGCCCGCCGCATTGCTGGCGCTGGGGGCCGCGGTGGCGATGGGCACGGAGAACATCTGGATCAAGAAACTGACCCGCCGGGAGGGGCGATTGCAGATTCTGCTTGTCAACAACGTGCTGGGCGTGCTGATCGCCAGTGCGGCGCTTCTGGCCGCAGGCTGGCAGAGCCCTACATTGGCGCAATGGGGCGCGCTGGCCGGCGTCGGACTGTCGATGGCAACGGCACAGAGCTTTTATATCAACGGGATGGCCCGGGCCGATGCGAGTTTCGTGGCGCCGTTCATCTACGGCACGCTGGTCTTTGCCGCGCTCTTCGATGCGGTGATCTTCGGGGCGGTGCCGGACTGGGTGAGCTGGCTGGGCGCGTCGATCATTGTTGCAGGCGCGCTCCTGCTGGCCTGGAGAGAAGGCAGAAAGCGCCCGGTCGGGTTGCGCCCGGCGCGAGGCGTAGTAAAATAA
- a CDS encoding GcrA family cell cycle regulator: MSWTDERVETLKRMWGEGQSASQIAKELGGVTRNAVIGKVHRLGLSNRTTGAAPAPAAKPAAKEKPTPAAAKAKPKAKPAKAEPAEEKPAREEPATQSAAPVSPARKAIIPAGQPLPPQPSANEISPEALASVREVEKKAKRLTLMELTERTCKWPIGDPATDDFWFCGLSVQQGKPYCEAHVGVAFQPMSSRRDRRR, encoded by the coding sequence ATGTCGTGGACCGATGAGCGCGTTGAAACCCTGAAGCGGATGTGGGGCGAGGGCCAGTCGGCCAGCCAGATCGCAAAGGAATTGGGCGGGGTGACCCGCAATGCGGTGATCGGCAAGGTGCATCGGCTCGGGCTCTCGAACCGCACCACGGGCGCGGCGCCGGCTCCGGCGGCCAAGCCCGCCGCAAAGGAGAAGCCCACGCCCGCCGCGGCCAAGGCCAAGCCCAAGGCGAAGCCGGCAAAGGCCGAACCTGCCGAGGAGAAGCCCGCGCGCGAGGAGCCCGCGACCCAGAGCGCCGCGCCCGTCAGCCCGGCCCGCAAGGCGATCATCCCCGCCGGCCAGCCGCTGCCGCCGCAGCCCTCGGCCAACGAGATCAGCCCCGAGGCGCTGGCCTCGGTGCGCGAGGTGGAGAAGAAGGCCAAGCGGCTCACGCTGATGGAACTCACCGAGCGGACCTGCAAATGGCCGATCGGCGACCCGGCGACCGATGACTTCTGGTTCTGCGGGCTCTCGGTGCAGCAGGGCAAGCCCTATTGCGAGGCTCATGTGGGCGTGGCCTTCCAGCCGATGTCGTCGCGCCGCGACCGGCGGCGCTGA
- the argF gene encoding ornithine carbamoyltransferase has product MNHFLDINKTDITDLRQMIDTAGAMKTARAGRLKGLPDDAQPLAGHMVALVFEKPSTRTRVSFDVGVRQMGGQTMVLSGGEMQLGHGETIADTARVLSRYVDLIMLRTFAEDTLLEMAEHATVPVINGLTDRSHPCQIMADLMTYEEHRGPIKGKKVVWTGDGNNVCASFVHAAGKFGFDLTFCGPEQLDPERVFVEEARKAGSKIEFDRDIWSAVEGADLIVADTWVSMHDAQSTRERRHNLLRPYQVNEDVMAAAGEQALFMHCLPAHRGEEVTSAVMDGPQSVIFDEAENRLHAQKAILRWCLGV; this is encoded by the coding sequence ATGAACCACTTCCTCGACATCAACAAGACCGACATCACCGACCTGAGGCAGATGATCGACACGGCAGGCGCCATGAAGACGGCCCGCGCAGGCCGCCTGAAGGGCCTGCCCGACGACGCGCAGCCGCTGGCGGGCCACATGGTCGCGCTCGTCTTCGAAAAGCCCTCCACCCGCACCCGTGTCAGCTTCGACGTGGGCGTGCGGCAGATGGGCGGGCAGACGATGGTGCTCTCGGGCGGCGAGATGCAGCTCGGCCACGGCGAGACCATCGCCGACACCGCCCGCGTGCTGTCGCGCTACGTCGACCTCATCATGCTGCGCACCTTTGCCGAGGATACCCTTCTGGAAATGGCCGAGCACGCCACCGTGCCGGTCATCAACGGCCTGACAGACCGCAGCCACCCCTGCCAGATCATGGCCGACCTGATGACCTACGAGGAGCATCGCGGCCCGATCAAGGGCAAGAAGGTGGTCTGGACAGGCGATGGCAACAACGTCTGCGCCTCCTTCGTCCACGCCGCCGGCAAGTTCGGCTTCGATCTCACCTTCTGCGGCCCCGAGCAGCTCGACCCCGAGCGGGTCTTCGTCGAAGAGGCCCGCAAGGCCGGCAGCAAGATCGAGTTCGACCGCGACATCTGGTCCGCCGTCGAAGGGGCCGACCTGATCGTGGCCGATACATGGGTCTCGATGCACGACGCGCAAAGCACCCGCGAGCGCCGCCACAACCTGCTGCGCCCCTACCAGGTGAACGAGGACGTGATGGCAGCGGCGGGCGAGCAGGCGCTCTTCATGCACTGCCTCCCCGCCCACCGCGGCGAAGAGGTGACATCGGCGGTGATGGACGGCCCCCAGTCGGTGATCTTCGACGAGGCCGAGAACCGCCTGCACGCCCAGAAGGCGATCCTGCGCTGGTGCCTCGGCGTCTGA